From Streptomyces sp. NBC_00690, a single genomic window includes:
- a CDS encoding SigB/SigF/SigG family RNA polymerase sigma factor: MPTHVNTLRPHDDAPNTEAAFVRLADTPSGPERDALRQELIRAWLPMSERLASRFKNRGETFEDLCQVAALGLVKAVDRYDPQRGSAFVSFAVPTITGEVKRHFRDHMWTLHVPRRVQDQRNRVRTAQRELLQTISGRTPTEGEIARRAGLTVAETKSGMEALGCYSTLSLDAQPSGGDHGVALAEVIGAPDHALDVVIDREAVRPRLRKLPERERRILYMRFFRDMTQSSIAKDLGISQMHVSRLISNLCDRLRREIIQDAV, encoded by the coding sequence ATGCCCACACATGTGAACACCCTGCGCCCGCACGACGACGCGCCCAACACCGAGGCCGCTTTCGTCCGGTTGGCCGATACACCGTCCGGCCCGGAACGGGACGCCCTGCGGCAAGAGTTGATCCGAGCCTGGCTGCCGATGTCCGAACGGCTCGCAAGCCGGTTCAAGAACCGCGGAGAGACGTTCGAGGACCTCTGTCAAGTGGCAGCGCTCGGTCTGGTCAAGGCTGTCGACCGCTATGACCCGCAGCGCGGCAGCGCCTTCGTCAGCTTTGCCGTGCCGACCATCACCGGAGAGGTGAAACGCCACTTCCGCGACCACATGTGGACCCTGCATGTGCCGCGGCGCGTTCAGGACCAGCGCAATCGCGTCCGTACCGCCCAGCGCGAGCTGCTCCAGACCATCTCGGGTCGCACTCCCACGGAGGGCGAGATCGCACGCCGGGCCGGTCTGACCGTGGCCGAGACCAAGTCGGGAATGGAAGCCCTCGGCTGCTACAGCACGCTTTCCCTCGATGCCCAGCCATCAGGCGGCGACCACGGCGTCGCCCTCGCGGAGGTCATCGGCGCGCCCGATCACGCCTTGGACGTCGTCATCGATCGGGAAGCGGTCAGGCCGCGCCTACGGAAACTGCCCGAGCGGGAACGCAGGATCCTATACATGCGGTTCTTCCGCGATATGACGCAGAGCAGCATCGCGAAGGACCTGGGCATCTCCCAGATGCACGTCTCCCGATTGATCAGCAACTTGTGCGATCGGTTACGTCGGGAAATCATCCAGGATGCCGTATAG
- a CDS encoding DUF6328 family protein: MESSDQAKRRGRHETEEERADRRWSDLLQELRVAQTGVQLLFGFLLTMVFQPRFTTLSETDQNIYLTTVMLGAAATGALIGPVSFHRLLAGRRLKPQTVVWASRLTMTGLVLLLFTMASALLLILRVVLHNDVAVWLVVGMVLWFVLCWFILPLWTRARHASEMEAPSN, translated from the coding sequence GTGGAGTCCAGTGATCAAGCGAAGAGGCGCGGTCGACACGAGACGGAGGAAGAGCGGGCCGATCGACGCTGGAGTGATCTCCTCCAAGAATTGCGGGTCGCCCAGACCGGGGTGCAGCTCCTCTTCGGATTTCTGCTGACGATGGTGTTCCAGCCGCGCTTCACCACCCTCTCGGAGACCGACCAGAACATCTATCTGACGACGGTTATGCTCGGCGCCGCTGCTACCGGCGCCCTGATCGGTCCGGTCTCCTTCCATCGGCTCCTCGCTGGTCGCCGTCTCAAACCGCAGACGGTCGTCTGGGCTTCGCGGCTGACGATGACAGGGCTGGTGCTCCTCCTCTTCACCATGGCCTCCGCACTGCTCCTCATCCTGCGGGTGGTGCTCCACAATGATGTGGCGGTCTGGCTGGTCGTCGGCATGGTGCTCTGGTTCGTCCTGTGTTGGTTCATCCTGCCGTTGTGGACCAGGGCACGACATGCGAGCGAGATGGAGGCCCCGTCGAACTGA
- a CDS encoding transcriptional regulator: protein MKPPVSPHATSVDLLVLHTLRCIGFTSLARVAAAVGLSADEVQSELIDLAVAGLVTHTAGDFGGWGLTEAGRAQDAERITAELAAAGTRAVVNKAYEGFLVLNPELLDLCTAWQLRTVDGVMIMNDHTDPDYNRRVLCRLTDLDQRAEAVCADLSATMLRFRRYRVRFTGALDRARSGELDYVADNLDSYHTVWFQLHEDLLTTLGIPRH, encoded by the coding sequence GTGAAGCCCCCTGTCTCACCCCATGCGACCAGCGTCGACCTCCTGGTGCTGCACACCCTCCGCTGTATCGGCTTCACAAGCCTCGCCCGAGTGGCCGCAGCCGTGGGGCTATCCGCGGATGAGGTCCAGTCGGAGCTGATCGACCTCGCCGTGGCCGGACTCGTCACCCACACGGCAGGTGACTTCGGTGGTTGGGGGCTCACCGAGGCCGGTCGTGCCCAGGACGCCGAACGGATCACCGCAGAGCTTGCAGCAGCCGGCACCCGAGCCGTGGTCAACAAGGCGTACGAGGGCTTTCTGGTGCTCAACCCCGAATTGCTCGATCTCTGCACGGCATGGCAGTTGCGGACCGTCGACGGTGTCATGATCATGAACGACCACACCGACCCCGACTACAACCGCCGTGTTCTGTGCCGGCTCACGGATCTCGACCAGCGGGCCGAGGCGGTCTGTGCCGACCTGTCCGCCACGATGCTTCGTTTCCGGCGCTACCGGGTCCGCTTCACCGGCGCACTGGATCGGGCCAGGTCCGGTGAGTTGGACTACGTCGCGGACAACCTGGATTCCTACCACACGGTGTGGTTCCAGCTCCATGAAGACCTGCTCACCACCTTGGGGATCCCACGGCATTGA
- a CDS encoding VOC family protein, with amino-acid sequence MTQKREPAPAMASSAEVIGAPCWVSLMARDLRASQEFYGQVLGWTFRKGRLGDEFTVALQDDFPVAGIGALAPRLQMAISWTPYFAVADADVSAARIRERSGTVAVGPLAFSLGRGALAADRDGAVFGIWEGARLPDWQSGHKDAPAWLLLRTRSAFEAAIFYGEVLDWATEHPGRCDVRYENDEVVLVSDGHVLARLSSGAEGAAPNPLIRPRWDVHFPVADVAATAQAAEDRGGVVLERRTTREGRPEAALRDPDGALFTVTARL; translated from the coding sequence ATGACACAGAAGAGAGAACCCGCTCCCGCGATGGCATCGAGCGCGGAGGTCATCGGAGCGCCCTGCTGGGTCAGCCTCATGGCCCGTGACCTACGGGCTTCACAGGAGTTCTACGGCCAGGTACTGGGCTGGACCTTCCGCAAGGGGCGGCTCGGCGACGAATTCACGGTCGCCCTCCAGGACGACTTTCCCGTGGCGGGCATCGGCGCCCTCGCGCCCCGGCTCCAGATGGCCATCTCGTGGACCCCGTACTTCGCGGTTGCCGATGCCGATGTGTCCGCGGCACGGATCCGGGAGCGCAGTGGCACCGTGGCGGTGGGACCGTTGGCATTCTCCCTGGGCCGCGGGGCCCTGGCAGCGGACCGTGACGGTGCAGTGTTCGGCATCTGGGAGGGTGCGCGACTTCCCGACTGGCAGTCCGGCCACAAGGACGCACCCGCTTGGCTGCTGCTCCGCACGCGCAGCGCGTTCGAGGCCGCGATCTTCTACGGGGAAGTGCTGGACTGGGCGACCGAGCACCCGGGGCGCTGCGATGTGCGGTACGAGAACGACGAGGTCGTCCTTGTCAGCGATGGCCATGTACTGGCACGGCTCAGTTCGGGGGCGGAGGGCGCCGCGCCCAATCCGCTGATCCGCCCCCGCTGGGATGTGCACTTCCCCGTGGCCGATGTCGCTGCCACGGCGCAGGCGGCTGAGGATCGCGGCGGAGTGGTCCTCGAACGGCGTACGACCAGGGAGGGCAGGCCGGAAGCCGCACTGCGCGATCCGGACGGTGCGCTGTTCACCGTCACTGCCCGGCTCTGA
- a CDS encoding ANTAR domain-containing protein — MPASTRGAVARGPDPSALGVEELRDEIAGLRKALASHPVIDMARGVIMATASCTPEDAWQILVRVSQHSNIKLREVARHIVESAYGPPPPPQVRSALREVYSVRARQGQ; from the coding sequence GTGCCCGCTTCGACTCGGGGCGCTGTGGCTCGGGGCCCCGATCCGTCCGCGCTCGGTGTGGAGGAGTTGCGCGACGAGATCGCGGGGCTGCGCAAGGCGCTGGCCTCTCACCCGGTGATCGACATGGCACGGGGTGTCATCATGGCGACCGCCTCCTGCACCCCGGAGGACGCTTGGCAGATCCTCGTCCGGGTCTCCCAACACAGCAACATCAAACTGCGCGAGGTCGCACGGCACATCGTCGAGAGTGCATACGGTCCGCCTCCACCCCCGCAGGTGCGTAGTGCCCTGCGGGAGGTCTACTCCGTCCGAGCTCGCCAGGGGCAGTGA
- a CDS encoding DUF6158 family protein, producing MTEAANHHQGIEAARLGDQELIRELENIHRSRHDTLLYGSPAALSAHTTRMAELEEEYVRRHPDRRVSAGRTREGARARTPRKQD from the coding sequence ATGACAGAGGCTGCCAACCATCACCAGGGCATTGAGGCTGCCCGGCTGGGGGACCAGGAATTGATAAGAGAACTGGAGAACATCCACCGCAGCAGGCACGACACACTGCTGTACGGATCGCCGGCCGCGCTCTCCGCCCACACCACCCGGATGGCCGAGTTGGAAGAGGAGTATGTACGGCGGCACCCGGACCGTCGCGTCTCGGCGGGCAGGACACGTGAGGGAGCTCGTGCCCGCACCCCGCGCAAACAGGACTGA
- a CDS encoding STAS domain-containing protein, whose translation MVSGVSGHPREGETATGRFGIEVRPMAGALVVVLAGELDHDTAPPLRDALAEGVAAKPGSIVVDCAELGFCDSTGLNVLLRARIEAQEAGSVLELSALQPQVARMFDITGADTVFTVHDSLDAALTDRRQS comes from the coding sequence ATGGTGTCGGGAGTCTCTGGGCACCCCCGAGAAGGGGAAACGGCCACGGGTCGCTTCGGCATCGAGGTGCGCCCCATGGCTGGCGCACTGGTTGTGGTGCTGGCAGGAGAACTTGACCACGACACGGCTCCGCCGTTGCGTGATGCCCTGGCCGAGGGTGTCGCCGCGAAGCCGGGCAGCATCGTCGTGGACTGCGCAGAACTGGGTTTCTGCGATTCGACCGGCCTCAACGTGCTGTTGCGGGCCAGGATCGAGGCGCAGGAGGCGGGCAGCGTACTGGAACTGTCCGCACTCCAACCCCAGGTGGCCCGAATGTTCGACATCACCGGTGCGGACACCGTATTCACGGTTCACGACAGCCTGGACGCGGCTCTGACGGATCGGCGGCAGTCATAG
- a CDS encoding ATP-binding protein: MGTHVRGQGQTRRLGLFGTRGVVGRCRDFASRALADWGWTPAAGEAASRADDVLLVVSELVTNACLHAGGPTELVLRHTSEGVRIEVADRNPQPPEPRAREVRLPGGHGLLVLERLADSWGSTPLGAGKVVWANLGPAPHAPHAPHDNGTGTRPGPPGSD; this comes from the coding sequence ATGGGCACACACGTCCGCGGGCAGGGACAGACCCGGCGACTCGGGCTGTTCGGAACCAGAGGGGTGGTGGGCCGCTGCCGGGACTTCGCCTCCCGGGCGCTCGCCGACTGGGGGTGGACCCCAGCGGCGGGCGAGGCCGCTAGCCGGGCCGACGATGTGCTCCTGGTCGTCTCCGAACTCGTCACCAACGCCTGCCTCCACGCCGGCGGTCCGACCGAACTGGTGCTGCGCCACACCTCGGAAGGCGTACGCATCGAAGTGGCGGACCGCAACCCCCAGCCGCCCGAGCCACGGGCGCGGGAAGTGCGACTCCCAGGTGGCCACGGTCTTCTCGTACTGGAAAGACTGGCGGACAGTTGGGGGTCGACACCCCTGGGGGCGGGCAAGGTGGTCTGGGCGAACCTCGGCCCTGCACCACACGCACCACACGCACCACATGACAACGGAACGGGTACCCGCCCGGGCCCACCGGGCTCGGACTGA
- a CDS encoding pyruvate, phosphate dikinase, translating into MNWIHPLAAEVHEPADVLGGKAHGLVVLQRLRLPVPPGFIITTKACRAFLRDGRPPRDLAAELTAATAELERATHRNFGGAPRPLVVSVRSGGAVSMPGMMSTVLNLGLTAEATVGLADETGDVRFALDSRLKFLSSFASEVAGVDRGSLEDIERGTSESNPGDAEALLTDGIRAVEALIRERTGEPVPESAPRQLERAVEAVFSSWNTPRAKTYRDLHGVPGDLGTAVTVQTMVFGNRDERSGTGVAFSRSPNTGESVPYGEVLFGSQGDEVVSGRSLTRPLTELADREPTVWATLLDALSRIEEHYRDACYVEFTFEAGELWILQVRTGRLVGRAAVRVAVDLADDGVIGRREALLRVSPHHLSQVRTPRLEVADSGDVLTRGLGASPGVAIGAMATTADTAARMASRGPVVLVRPETSPLDMHGLIAAAGVLTTRGGPTSHAAVVARAMGKPAVVGAVDLTVDVAAGSVRAGRRTIHEGTLIAIDGTGGEVVVGAPRITSTSADHHLGRLLRWADAVAGDSTGRSEEARLTAAHRALDSGSG; encoded by the coding sequence ATGAACTGGATTCACCCGCTCGCCGCAGAGGTCCATGAACCGGCGGACGTCCTGGGCGGCAAGGCCCACGGTCTGGTGGTGCTACAGCGCCTCCGACTTCCCGTCCCACCGGGATTCATCATCACCACGAAGGCGTGCCGGGCGTTCCTCCGCGACGGACGACCACCCCGGGACCTCGCTGCCGAACTCACAGCTGCCACCGCCGAACTCGAAAGGGCCACACACCGCAACTTCGGCGGCGCCCCAAGGCCCCTGGTGGTGTCCGTACGCTCCGGTGGCGCGGTGTCCATGCCGGGCATGATGAGCACCGTCCTCAACCTCGGGCTCACCGCCGAAGCCACCGTCGGCTTGGCCGACGAGACGGGTGATGTGCGGTTCGCGCTCGACTCACGGCTGAAGTTCCTGTCCAGCTTTGCCAGCGAGGTCGCCGGCGTGGATCGCGGCAGCCTCGAAGACATCGAGCGAGGGACCAGCGAATCGAACCCCGGCGACGCCGAAGCCCTTCTCACCGATGGAATCCGGGCCGTCGAAGCCCTGATCAGAGAGCGCACCGGGGAGCCCGTCCCGGAAAGCGCGCCTCGACAGTTGGAACGCGCGGTCGAGGCCGTCTTCTCCTCGTGGAACACCCCGCGGGCGAAGACCTACCGCGATCTGCACGGCGTCCCGGGCGACCTCGGCACGGCCGTGACCGTACAGACGATGGTGTTCGGGAATCGTGACGAGCGCAGTGGGACCGGAGTGGCGTTCAGCCGTAGTCCCAACACCGGTGAATCGGTTCCCTACGGTGAGGTCCTGTTCGGCAGCCAAGGGGACGAGGTCGTCTCCGGCAGGTCCTTGACGCGGCCACTGACCGAATTGGCCGACCGGGAGCCGACGGTGTGGGCGACGCTTCTCGATGCTCTGAGCCGGATCGAGGAGCACTATCGCGACGCATGCTATGTCGAGTTCACCTTTGAGGCGGGCGAGCTATGGATCCTCCAGGTTCGCACGGGGCGACTCGTCGGACGCGCCGCAGTCCGGGTCGCGGTCGACCTCGCCGACGACGGTGTGATCGGGCGCCGAGAGGCACTATTGCGCGTATCCCCCCATCACCTCTCCCAAGTGCGTACCCCGCGCCTGGAAGTCGCAGACTCAGGTGACGTCCTCACCCGAGGGCTGGGCGCGTCTCCGGGGGTTGCGATCGGTGCCATGGCCACCACCGCCGACACCGCGGCCCGAATGGCTTCGAGGGGCCCGGTCGTCCTGGTGCGGCCGGAGACCTCTCCGCTCGACATGCACGGCCTGATCGCCGCCGCTGGCGTCCTCACGACGCGCGGCGGGCCGACCAGCCACGCCGCCGTGGTCGCCCGCGCCATGGGCAAACCGGCCGTCGTGGGGGCCGTGGATCTCACCGTCGACGTGGCCGCGGGCAGTGTGCGCGCCGGTCGACGGACCATCCACGAGGGGACGCTCATCGCCATCGACGGGACAGGTGGTGAGGTCGTCGTCGGTGCTCCGCGCATCACCTCGACCTCGGCTGATCACCATCTGGGACGACTGCTCCGCTGGGCCGACGCAGTCGCAGGTGACTCCACGGGCCGCAGTGAAGAGGCCCGTCTCACTGCGGCACACCGCGCCCTCGATTCAGGGTCGGGCTAG
- a CDS encoding TetR/AcrR family transcriptional regulator — MVRLTRAQQQERTRAAVLVAAAAEFAAHGFAAAKVDQIAERAELTRGAVYSNFPSKRALYLALLVETVEREAVADLPAASPRTTADALGSFARVWLERLPLVGDTETQVHPRSLAAVVDDAASRMALARVAGLEVLLLALALESCAPPDAEPMRQVRRADLVLRLLNGSGPLADPVLGSDPFDVAAACRHLGGLDLADVWDPPHLPYIAAALPCRKPWVPPAELPDLITGRGVGFEEDGVIAVLGTHRLDAAEEIVRAARPGEQVTVAVVTSDPAEIGRLIRLRIGDFARCLRRVFAPDDAPQLRLVLDDSAQLASAVTAAGADDATEHAVRIHQGEVVARAQGRGAAHAAAAVDAAAIVRPPGGAP, encoded by the coding sequence ATGGTCCGACTGACACGGGCTCAGCAGCAGGAACGAACGCGCGCAGCTGTACTGGTCGCGGCGGCGGCGGAGTTCGCCGCCCACGGATTCGCCGCAGCCAAGGTCGACCAGATCGCCGAGCGGGCCGAACTGACCCGCGGCGCGGTCTACTCGAACTTCCCCAGCAAACGCGCGCTCTATCTGGCCCTGCTCGTCGAGACGGTCGAACGCGAGGCCGTCGCAGATCTCCCTGCGGCCTCCCCCCGGACCACGGCCGATGCGCTGGGTTCGTTCGCCCGTGTCTGGCTCGAACGACTGCCCCTGGTGGGCGACACAGAAACCCAGGTGCACCCGCGCTCGCTCGCCGCCGTGGTCGATGATGCTGCGAGCCGCATGGCACTGGCGCGGGTCGCCGGTCTGGAGGTGCTGCTGTTGGCTCTCGCGCTGGAGTCGTGCGCGCCCCCGGATGCGGAACCGATGCGGCAGGTGCGGCGGGCCGATCTCGTCCTGCGGTTGTTGAACGGCTCCGGCCCGCTGGCCGATCCGGTGCTCGGATCGGACCCCTTCGACGTGGCAGCCGCTTGCCGCCACCTCGGCGGGCTCGATCTCGCCGATGTCTGGGACCCGCCGCACCTGCCCTACATCGCTGCCGCGCTCCCCTGCCGGAAACCATGGGTTCCGCCCGCGGAGTTGCCGGACCTGATCACCGGACGTGGGGTCGGCTTCGAGGAGGACGGCGTGATCGCGGTCCTCGGCACCCATCGGCTGGACGCGGCCGAAGAGATCGTCAGAGCCGCCCGCCCGGGCGAACAGGTCACCGTGGCAGTGGTGACGAGTGACCCCGCCGAGATCGGGCGCCTCATCCGGCTCAGGATTGGTGACTTCGCTCGTTGTCTGCGCCGGGTGTTCGCACCGGACGATGCACCACAACTCCGTCTGGTCCTCGATGACAGTGCCCAGCTCGCATCGGCCGTCACAGCGGCGGGCGCCGATGATGCAACCGAGCACGCGGTACGCATCCATCAGGGCGAGGTCGTCGCCCGGGCCCAGGGCCGCGGCGCCGCGCACGCCGCGGCAGCCGTCGATGCCGCCGCCATCGTCCGCCCACCCGGGGGAGCACCGTGA
- a CDS encoding beta-class carbonic anhydrase: MSVTDRYLANNETYAASFNGPLPLPPASGVAVVACMDARLNVYGILGLEEGEAHVIRNAGGVITDDEIRSLAISQRLLGTREIILIHHTDCGMLTFTDDAFAGQLEKETGQAPTWSAEAFPDLDDDVRQSAHRITSSPFLLHTDAVRGFVFDVATGKLNEVV; encoded by the coding sequence ATGTCCGTCACCGACCGGTACCTCGCCAACAACGAAACCTACGCGGCCTCCTTCAACGGGCCGTTGCCACTGCCTCCCGCCTCCGGTGTCGCCGTCGTCGCCTGCATGGACGCTCGGCTCAACGTCTATGGAATCCTGGGTCTCGAAGAGGGCGAAGCCCACGTCATTCGCAATGCGGGCGGTGTGATCACCGACGATGAGATCCGATCGCTGGCCATCAGCCAACGGCTGCTCGGTACCCGGGAGATCATCCTCATCCATCACACCGACTGCGGAATGCTGACCTTCACCGACGACGCCTTCGCCGGCCAGTTGGAGAAGGAGACCGGGCAGGCGCCGACCTGGTCGGCTGAAGCCTTCCCCGACCTCGACGACGACGTACGTCAGTCGGCGCACCGCATCACATCGAGCCCGTTCCTGCTGCACACCGATGCGGTACGAGGCTTTGTCTTCGACGTCGCCACCGGAAAGCTCAACGAGGTCGTCTGA
- a CDS encoding hydrophobic protein yields MVPILLVLLLAVLLFGVGFAVKALWWIALAVLVVWLLGFAMRSTTPAGGRSRWYRW; encoded by the coding sequence ATGGTTCCCATTCTGCTCGTGCTCTTGCTGGCCGTTCTTCTTTTCGGTGTGGGATTCGCGGTGAAGGCGTTGTGGTGGATAGCGCTGGCGGTTCTCGTCGTCTGGTTGCTGGGCTTCGCCATGCGCAGCACCACACCGGCGGGCGGCCGGTCACGCTGGTACCGCTGGTAG